One Brassica oleracea var. oleracea cultivar TO1000 chromosome C7, BOL, whole genome shotgun sequence genomic window carries:
- the LOC106304500 gene encoding U-box domain-containing protein 2-like isoform X2 (The sequence of the model RefSeq protein was modified relative to this genomic sequence to represent the inferred CDS: added 93 bases not found in genome assembly), producing the protein MEEVSRLRVLLDNISSYLSISSSTDKLSSNPAHKYYSRGEEIAKLLMPFLDNLVASDASPNEFLNNGFEELSQYIDELREQFESWQPLSSRIFYDCIELVKLVGREEVSYTIDRALIDQRKGVELTPEVLLKIAESVGLRSNQDILIEGVVLTNLKEDAKLVKNNIKAGFIKGLMYLTKQMHDYLAKIEQSQLPSDFFCPLSLQLMTDPVTVASGQTYERAFIEKWFDTGLMVCPKTRQALSQTTLTPNFTVKAFIANWCESNNVNPPDPLELIQSNQPFPLLVGSGSRGSLPLPVMDDTLKCNHTESVDASKCEELHQVLTRSASAPGIVSKVVSKANRSILQAPVETVPQPCIIPATIKETGSSSNMEAEETGGSSSMEVEVKKLIQDLKSSSLDAQREATAQLRLLTKDIPDNRTVIARCGAIAALVNKLYSMDKMIQADAVTCLLNLSLDDSNKTVIAYSGVFKPLVHVLKTGNMEAKENSTRALVSLSKAEENRTKMLEAGAIEPLVRLMGNGSPRGKKDAATALTNLATRNKEKEMVIRGGGVRYLIQMMNPAAGTVERAVVVLANLANVPEAKIAIRDGGGIPLLVEVVELGSPRGQENAAAALCLLCMDSSRFCNTVIREGAIPPLVALTRSGTARAKEKAKSLLKYFEALKQENQRRS; encoded by the exons GCTCATAAGTACTACAGCAGAGGAGAAGAGATTGCAAAGCTTCTTATGCCTTTTCTTGACAACCTTGTTGCCTCTGATGCGTCTCCTAACGAATTTCTTAACAATGGCTTTGAAGAGTTATCTCAATACATTGATGAGCTAAGAGAGCAGTTTGAGAGCTGGCAACCTCTTTCAAGTAGAATCTTTTAT GACTGCATAGAACTGGTGAAGTTAGTGGGAAGAGAGGAAGTTTCGTATACTATTGATCGAGCTCTGATAGATCAAAGAAAAGGTGTTGAACTTACTCCAGAGGTTCTGCTGAAAATTGCTGAGAGTGTTGGTTTGAGATCAAACCAGGATATTCTGATCGAAGGTGTGGTACTTACAAACTTGAAGGAAGATGCTAAGCTTGTCAAGAACAACATCAAAGCTGGTTTTATAAAGGGATTGATGTATCTGACCAAACAAATGCATGATTACCTTGCCAAGATAGAGCAGTCTCAGTTACCTTCCGACTTTTTCTGCCCTCTATCACTTCAGCTTATGACTGATCCTGTCACTGTGGCATCTGGTCAAACATATGAACGGGCTTTTATCGAAAAATGGTTTGACACGGGACTCATGGTTTGTCCAAAGACAAGGCAGGCTTTGTCTCAGACCACTTTGACACCTAACTTCACTGTCAAGGCATTCATTGCCAACTGGTGTGAATCAAACAATGTCAATCCTCCTGATCCTTTGGAGTTGATTCAATCAAATCAGCCTTTCCCTCTTCTTGTTGGATCAGGTTCAAGAGGTTCTCTGCCTCTTCCTGTAATGGATGATACACTTAAGTGCAACCATACAGAATCTGTAGATGCTAGCAAATGCGAGGAGCTGCATCAGGTCTTAACTAGGTCTGCTTCTGCACCAGGCATTGTCTCTAAAGTGGTTTCCAAAGCCAATAGATCGATCTTACAGGCACCGGTTGAAACTGTTCCTCAGCCCTGTATCATCCCAGCTACCATAAAAGAAACTGGAAGCAGTTCAAATATGGAAGCAGAAGAAACTGGAGGCAGTTCAAGTATGGAAGTAGAGGTGAAGAAACTGATTCAGGATCTCAAGAGTTCTTCGTTAGATGCACAAAGAGAGGCCACAGCTCAGCTCAGGCTACTGACAAAAGACATTCCAGACAACCGCACTGTGATTGCAAGGTGCGGAGCAATCGCTGCGTTAGTCAATAAGCTTTACTCCATGGACAAGATGATCCAAGCGGACGCTGTGACATGCTTGCTCAACTTATCCCTCGACGACAGCAACAAAACCGTCATCGCGTATAGTGGAGTATTCAAGCCGCTCGTTCACGTTCTCAAGACAGGAAACATGGAAGCCAAAGAGAACTCAACGAGAGCTCTAGTGAGCTTGTCTAAAGCCGAAGAGAACAGGACAAAGATGCTAGAAGCAGGAGCTATAGAGCCACTTGTTAGGCTCATGGGTAATGGAAGTCCCAGAGGGAAGAAAGACGCAGCCACGGCTCTAACCAACCTCGCCACGCGCAACAAGGAGAAAGAGATGGTGATCAGAGGTGGAGGAGTTAGGTACTTGATCCAGATGATGAATCCTGCTGCTGGAACGGTGGAGAGAGCTGTGGTTGTGTTGGCTAATCTTGCAAACGTGCCAGAAGCAAAGATTGCGATTAGAGATGGAGGAGGGATACCACTATTGGTGGAGGTTGTTGAGTTGGGTTCACCAAGAGGACAAGAGAATGCAGCTGCAGCACTTTGCCTGCTTTGTATGGATAGCTCAAGATTCTGCAACACTGTCATAAGAGAAGGTGCTATTCCACCTCTCGTGGCTCTTACTAGATCAGGAACAGCTAGAGCCAAAGAGAAG GCAAAGAGTCTTCTGAAGTACTTTGAAGCCTTAAAACAAGAGAACCAGAGGCGAAGCTGA
- the LOC106306616 gene encoding metal transporter Nramp4, which yields MSETERARPLLASEERAYEDTEKVHIVGVDEEDGADYDDELGNSPRFSWKKLWLFTGPGFLMSIAFLDPGNLESDLQAGAIAGYSLIWLLMWATAIGLLIQLLSARLGVATGRHLAELCREEYPTWARMVLWIMAEIALIGADIQEVIGSAIAIKILSNGLVPLWAGVVITALDCFIFLFLENYGIRKLEAVFAILIATMALAFAWMFGQTKPSGTELLVGALVPKLSSRTIKQAVGIVGCIIMPHNVFLHSALVQSRKVDPKKRFRVKEALKYYSIESTGALAVSFIINVFVTTVFAKAFYGTDIADTIGLANAGQYLQDKYGGGFFPILYIWAIGVLAAGQSSTITGTYAGQFIMGGFLNLKMKKWVRALITRSCAIVPTMIVALVFDSSDSMLDELNEWLNVLQSVQIPFAVIPLLCLVSNEQIMGSFKIQPLVQTISWIVAALVIAINGYLMVDFFSGAATSVVLLVLVIIFAVAYVVFVLYLISRGLTYTPWQLVSSQKVTERDDE from the exons ATGTCGGAGACAGAGAGAGCGCGTCCTTTACTAGCATCGGAGGAGAGAGCCTACGAAGACACCGAGAAAGTCCACATAGTCGGAGTAGACGAAGAAGACGGCGCCGATTACGACGACGAGCTCGGGAACTCACCGCGCTTCTCATGGAAGAAGCTATGGCTATTCACCGGACCCGGGTTCCTCATGAGCATCGCTTTCCTCGATCCGGGCAACCTGGAGAGCGATCTCCAAGCCGGAGCCATCGCTGGATACTCCCTGATCTGGCTCCTCATGTGGGCGACCGCCATCGGGCTTCTCATTCAGCTTCTCTCTGCTCGCCTCGGCGTCGCCACGGGACGACATCTGGCTGAGCTGTGCCGCGAGGAGTATCCCACTTGGGCGAGGATGGTGCTTTGGATCATGGCGGAGATTGCTTTGATCGGTGCCGATATTCAGGAAGTCATCGGAAGTGCGATAGCTATCAAGATCTTGTCTAATGGGTTGGTTCCTCTTTGGGCTGGTGTTGTTATCACTGCTTTGGACTG TTTCATCTTTCTATTTCTGGAGAATTATGGAATAAGGAAGCTAGAAGCTGTGTTTGCTATTCTTATTGCAACCATGGCTCTTGCATTTGCTTGGATGTTTGGTCAGACGAAACCCAGTGGAACTGAACTCCTTGTCG GAGCATTGGTCCCAAAACTCAGTTCCAGGACAATAAAACAAGCTGTTGGAATCGTGGGATGCATTATCATGCCTCACAACGTCTTCTTGCACTCTGCGCTTGTTCAATCGAGAAAAGTTGATCCCAAAAAGAGATTCCGTGTCAAAGAAGCTCTCAAGTACTACTCCATCGAATCCACCGGTGCTCTCGCGGTTTCCTTCATCATCAACGTCTTTGTCACCACCGTTTTCGCCAAAGCCTTTTACGGGACAGACATAGCGGACACCATCGGTCTTGCAAACGCAGGACAGTACTTGCAGGACAAATACGGTGGAGGGTTTTTCCCTATACTCTACATATGGGCGATAGGAGTCTTGGCAGCTGGTCAGAGTAGTACCATCACAGGCACCTACGCAGGACAGTTTATAATGGGAGGGTTCTTGAACCTCAAGATGAAGAAATGGGTTAGAGCGTTGATCACAAGAAGCTGCGCCATCGTCCCGACAATGATCGTGGCCCTTGTTTTTGATTCTTCTGATTCTATGCTTGATGAGCTTAACGAGTGGCTGAACGTTCTTCAGTCTGTTCAGATCCCTTTCGCTGTTATCCCTCTGCTTTGTTTGGTGTCCAACGAGCAGATCATGGGGAGCTTTAAAATTCAGCCTTTAGTGCAGACCATCTCGTGGATCGTAGCTGCTCTTGTGATTGCTATTAATGGGTATCTGATGGTGGATTTCTTCTCAGGAGCAGCGACAAGTGTGGTTTTGCTGGTGCTCGTGATCATATTCGCTGTTGCTTATGTGGTGTTTGTTCTTTACCTTATCTCAAGAGGCCTCACGTATACTCCTTGGCAGCTAGTGTCGTCGCAGAAAGTGACAGAGAGGGATGATGAGTAA
- the LOC106304500 gene encoding U-box domain-containing protein 2-like isoform X1 (The sequence of the model RefSeq protein was modified relative to this genomic sequence to represent the inferred CDS: added 93 bases not found in genome assembly): protein MEEVSRLRVLLDNISSYLSISSSTDKLSSNPAHKYYSRGEEIAKLLMPFLDNLVASDASPNEFLNNGFEELSQYIDELREQFESWQPLSSRIFYVLRIESLASKMRESSLEIFQLLKHLPGDLVSEDCIELVKLVGREEVSYTIDRALIDQRKGVELTPEVLLKIAESVGLRSNQDILIEGVVLTNLKEDAKLVKNNIKAGFIKGLMYLTKQMHDYLAKIEQSQLPSDFFCPLSLQLMTDPVTVASGQTYERAFIEKWFDTGLMVCPKTRQALSQTTLTPNFTVKAFIANWCESNNVNPPDPLELIQSNQPFPLLVGSGSRGSLPLPVMDDTLKCNHTESVDASKCEELHQVLTRSASAPGIVSKVVSKANRSILQAPVETVPQPCIIPATIKETGSSSNMEAEETGGSSSMEVEVKKLIQDLKSSSLDAQREATAQLRLLTKDIPDNRTVIARCGAIAALVNKLYSMDKMIQADAVTCLLNLSLDDSNKTVIAYSGVFKPLVHVLKTGNMEAKENSTRALVSLSKAEENRTKMLEAGAIEPLVRLMGNGSPRGKKDAATALTNLATRNKEKEMVIRGGGVRYLIQMMNPAAGTVERAVVVLANLANVPEAKIAIRDGGGIPLLVEVVELGSPRGQENAAAALCLLCMDSSRFCNTVIREGAIPPLVALTRSGTARAKEKAKSLLKYFEALKQENQRRS, encoded by the exons GCTCATAAGTACTACAGCAGAGGAGAAGAGATTGCAAAGCTTCTTATGCCTTTTCTTGACAACCTTGTTGCCTCTGATGCGTCTCCTAACGAATTTCTTAACAATGGCTTTGAAGAGTTATCTCAATACATTGATGAGCTAAGAGAGCAGTTTGAGAGCTGGCAACCTCTTTCAAGTAGAATCTTTTAT GTTCTTAGAATTGAATCATTAGCATCAAAGATGAGGGAATCAAGTTTGGAAATCTTTCAGCTTCTCAAACACTTACCTGGTGATTTGGTTTCAGAG GACTGCATAGAACTGGTGAAGTTAGTGGGAAGAGAGGAAGTTTCGTATACTATTGATCGAGCTCTGATAGATCAAAGAAAAGGTGTTGAACTTACTCCAGAGGTTCTGCTGAAAATTGCTGAGAGTGTTGGTTTGAGATCAAACCAGGATATTCTGATCGAAGGTGTGGTACTTACAAACTTGAAGGAAGATGCTAAGCTTGTCAAGAACAACATCAAAGCTGGTTTTATAAAGGGATTGATGTATCTGACCAAACAAATGCATGATTACCTTGCCAAGATAGAGCAGTCTCAGTTACCTTCCGACTTTTTCTGCCCTCTATCACTTCAGCTTATGACTGATCCTGTCACTGTGGCATCTGGTCAAACATATGAACGGGCTTTTATCGAAAAATGGTTTGACACGGGACTCATGGTTTGTCCAAAGACAAGGCAGGCTTTGTCTCAGACCACTTTGACACCTAACTTCACTGTCAAGGCATTCATTGCCAACTGGTGTGAATCAAACAATGTCAATCCTCCTGATCCTTTGGAGTTGATTCAATCAAATCAGCCTTTCCCTCTTCTTGTTGGATCAGGTTCAAGAGGTTCTCTGCCTCTTCCTGTAATGGATGATACACTTAAGTGCAACCATACAGAATCTGTAGATGCTAGCAAATGCGAGGAGCTGCATCAGGTCTTAACTAGGTCTGCTTCTGCACCAGGCATTGTCTCTAAAGTGGTTTCCAAAGCCAATAGATCGATCTTACAGGCACCGGTTGAAACTGTTCCTCAGCCCTGTATCATCCCAGCTACCATAAAAGAAACTGGAAGCAGTTCAAATATGGAAGCAGAAGAAACTGGAGGCAGTTCAAGTATGGAAGTAGAGGTGAAGAAACTGATTCAGGATCTCAAGAGTTCTTCGTTAGATGCACAAAGAGAGGCCACAGCTCAGCTCAGGCTACTGACAAAAGACATTCCAGACAACCGCACTGTGATTGCAAGGTGCGGAGCAATCGCTGCGTTAGTCAATAAGCTTTACTCCATGGACAAGATGATCCAAGCGGACGCTGTGACATGCTTGCTCAACTTATCCCTCGACGACAGCAACAAAACCGTCATCGCGTATAGTGGAGTATTCAAGCCGCTCGTTCACGTTCTCAAGACAGGAAACATGGAAGCCAAAGAGAACTCAACGAGAGCTCTAGTGAGCTTGTCTAAAGCCGAAGAGAACAGGACAAAGATGCTAGAAGCAGGAGCTATAGAGCCACTTGTTAGGCTCATGGGTAATGGAAGTCCCAGAGGGAAGAAAGACGCAGCCACGGCTCTAACCAACCTCGCCACGCGCAACAAGGAGAAAGAGATGGTGATCAGAGGTGGAGGAGTTAGGTACTTGATCCAGATGATGAATCCTGCTGCTGGAACGGTGGAGAGAGCTGTGGTTGTGTTGGCTAATCTTGCAAACGTGCCAGAAGCAAAGATTGCGATTAGAGATGGAGGAGGGATACCACTATTGGTGGAGGTTGTTGAGTTGGGTTCACCAAGAGGACAAGAGAATGCAGCTGCAGCACTTTGCCTGCTTTGTATGGATAGCTCAAGATTCTGCAACACTGTCATAAGAGAAGGTGCTATTCCACCTCTCGTGGCTCTTACTAGATCAGGAACAGCTAGAGCCAAAGAGAAG GCAAAGAGTCTTCTGAAGTACTTTGAAGCCTTAAAACAAGAGAACCAGAGGCGAAGCTGA
- the LOC106305784 gene encoding histone H3.v1 — protein sequence MGRTCTEEEKTLLISHGNQEEEEEEEEEEDDTQEEEEEALSLSDLPVSLSNEEVNFPKQSKSEEEEIDSGFEFEIGSSFRLGSDSCEPAPEMSTADELFSKGRILPLRHSFSLDAGSNRLITRSESVEFRRTRAGSDRKIKNNFIDYSQPSPNPQIRRSSSMTARVNSIRNPKSSSIWDFLRLGLVRTPEIELRTATNARVSVSRNSSCSSTSTSSNSKKTGESRSRNRTRSFLFADCKCSVVTETVVPVKISVSGETGEKQRKKTAKKEEKTAVARKRTFEWLKELSQVGSVVDHGRRSLA from the coding sequence ATGGGGAGGACTTGTACGGAGGAAGAAAAAACCCTTTTGATCTCACATGGCAATCAAGAGGAAGAAGAAGAAGAAGAAGAAGAAGAAGATGATACACAAGAAGAAGAAGAAGAAGCGTTGTCTCTGTCTGATTTGCCGGTGAGTTTATCTAACGAGGAAGTTAATTTCCCGAAACAGTCAAAGTCAGAAGAAGAAGAAATCGATTCCGGGTTCGAATTCGAAATCGGGTCATCGTTTCGGCTCGGGTCGGATTCGTGTGAACCGGCTCCGGAGATGAGTACCGCAGACGAATTATTCTCCAAAGGCCGAATCTTGCCTCTACGTCACTCCTTCAGCTTAGACGCCGGTTCGAACCGGTTAATCACCAGATCCGAATCGGTTGAATTCCGACGAACCAGAGCCGGATCAGACCGGAAAATCAAAAACAATTTCATCGACTACAGTCAACCGAGTCCAAACCCACAGATCAGACGATCATCGAGCATGACGGCGAGGGTGAACTCAATCAGAAACCCCAAGTCATCTTCGATTTGGGATTTTCTCCGGCTAGGACTCGTCCGCACGCCGGAGATCGAGCTCCGAACGGCGACGAACGCTAGAGTTTCAGTGAGTCGGAACAGTAGCTGCAGCAGCACAAGCACGAGCTCGAATTCGAAGAAAACAGGAGAATCCAGATCGAGGAACCGGACAAGAAGCTTTCTGTTCGCGGATTGCAAGTGCTCGGTGGTGACGGAGACGGTCGTACCGGTGAAAATCAGTGTCTCCGGTGAGACGGGGGAGAAACAGAGGAAGAAGACGGCGAAGAAGGAGGAGAAAACAGCGGTTGCGCGTAAGAGAACGTTTGAGTGGTTGAAAGAGTTATCACAGGTAGGTTCTGTCGTTGACCATGGCAGAAGAAGCTTGGCGTGA
- the LOC106305783 gene encoding subtilisin-like protease SBT1.7: protein MSSSFLSFTASFFLFILYLLGSSQVSDGAQQATYIVHMAKSQMPSSYDLHSLWYDSSLRSVSESAQLLYTYNNAIHGFSTRLTPEEADSLMTQPGVISVLPEHRYELHTTRSPLFLGLDEHNNADLFPQTGASSDVVVGVLDTGVWPESKSFSDKGFGPVPSTWKGGCEAGTNFTASLCNRKLIGARFFARGYEATMGPVDESKESRSPRDDDGHGTHTSSTAAGSVVEGASLLGFASGTARGMDPRARVAVYKVCWLGGCFSSDILAAIDKAIEDNVNVLSMSLGGGMSDYYRDGVAIGAFAAMERGIFVSCSAGNAGPSPFSLSNVAPWITTVGAGTLDRDFPAIAILGNGKNFSGVSLFKGVALPDKLLPFIYAGNASNATNGNLCMTGTLIPEKVKGKIVMCDRGVNARVQKGDVVKAAGGVGMILANTAANGEELVADAHMLPATTVGEKAGDIIRRYVLTDPNPTASVLIQGTVVNVQPSPVVAAFSSRGPNSITPNILKPDLIAPGVNILAAWTGAAGPTGLPSDPRRVEFNIISGTSMSCPHVSGLAALLKSAHPEWSPAAIRSALMTTVYRSYKDGKPILDIATGKPSTPFDHGAGYVSPTIATNPGLVYDLTTVDYLGFLCALNYTSSQIRSVSRRNFTCDPTKTYSIADLNYPSFAVNVDGSGAYKYTRTVTSVGGAGSYKVEVTSESTAVKISVAPAVLNFKEVNEKKSYTVTFTVDSSKASGSNSFGSIEWSDGKHVVASPVAITWT, encoded by the coding sequence ATGTCTTCTTCGTTTCTCTCCTTCACTGCTTCCTTCTTTCTCTTTATCCTTTATCTTCTGGGTTCTTCCCAAGTTTCCGATGGAGCTCAACAGGCAACATACATCGTTCACATGGCCAAATCTCAGATGCCATCAAGCTACGACCTCCACTCTCTCTGGTACGACTCCTCTCTCAGATCCGTCTCAGAGTCCGCTCAACTGCTCTACACCTACAACAACGCGATTCACGGATTCTCCACTCGCCTAACTCCGGAGGAGGCCGACTCGCTCATGACTCAGCCGGGCGTCATCTCTGTTCTCCCCGAGCACCGTTACGAGTTACACACGACTCGGTCCCCGCTCTTCCTCGGCCTCGACGAACACAACAACGCAGATCTCTTCCCTCAAACCGGCGCATCCAGCGACGTCGTCGTCGGGGTTCTCGACACCGGAGTTTGGCCAGAGAGCAAAAGCTTCTCCGACAAAGGCTTCGGTCCGGTTCCGTCCACGTGGAAAGGCGGGTGCGAGGCTGGGACTAACTTCACCGCCTCCCTCTGTAACCGGAAACTAATCGGAGCTAGATTCTTCGCTCGGGGATACGAAGCCACGATGGGACCAGTCGACGAATCCAAAGAATCAAGATCTCCTAGGGACGACGACGGTCACGGAACGCACACGTCATCAACGGCGGCTGGATCCGTGGTGGAAGGAGCTAGCCTCCTAGGCTTCGCTAGCGGAACAGCTCGCGGGATGGATCCACGCGCTCGTGTGGCGGTTTACAAAGTTTGTTGGTTAGGCGGTTGTTTCAGTTCAGATATTCTAGCTGCGATTGATAAAGCTATCGAGGATAACGTTAACGTTTTGTCTATGTCTCTCGGCGGTGGGATGTCTGATTATTATAGAGACGGTGTAGCTATTGGAGCGTTCGCGGCTATGGAGAGAGGTATATTCGTCTCGTGCTCTGCTGGTAACGCTGGTCCAAGCCCTTTCAGTTTATCGAACGTAGCTCCATGGATCACCACGGTTGGTGCTGGTACGTTGGATCGTGATTTTCCGGCGATTGCGATTCTAGGCAACGGGAAGAATTTCAGTGGAGTTTCTTTATTTAAAGGAGTTGCTCTTCCGGATAAGCTGTTACCGTTTATTTACGCTGGGAATGCTAGTAACGCTACTAACGGGAATCTATGTATGACGGGGACTCTGATTCCGGAGAAGGTGAAGGGGAAGATTGTTATGTGCGATAGAGGAGTGAACGCTAGGGTTCAGAAAGGGGATGTGGTGAAAGCTGCTGGTGGAGTAGGTATGATCCTGGCCAATACGGCGGCTAACGGAGAGGAGCTTGTGGCAGATGCTCATATGTTACCTGCGACTACAGTAGGAGAGAAAGCTGGTGATATTATCAGGCGCTACGTCTTGACAGATCCGAATCCAACAGCTTCGGTTTTGATCCAAGGTACCGTGGTTAACGTCCAGCCGTCTCCCGTGGTTGCGGCGTTCAGCTCGCGAGGGCCTAATTCGATTACTCCCAACATTCTCAAACCTGATTTGATCGCGCCGGGAGTCAACATCCTCGCCGCGTGGACCGGAGCCGCGGGACCTACTGGACTTCCTTCCGATCCTCGCCGCGTGGAATTCAACATCATCTCGGGGACGTCCATGTCTTGCCCTCACGTCAGCGGTTTAGCGGCTCTTCTCAAGTCGGCGCATCCGGAGTGGAGTCCCGCGGCGATTAGATCGGCGCTCATGACCACCGTGTACAGATCCTACAAAGACGGGAAACCGATCCTCGACATCGCTACGGGGAAGCCTTCGACGCCGTTTGATCACGGTGCAGGATACGTGTCGCCGACGATCGCCACCAATCCAGGACTTGTGTACGATCTAACGACGGTGGATTACTTAGGCTTCCTCTGCGCGTTGAACTACACGTCGTCGCAGATCAGAAGCGTTTCGAGACGCAATTTCACTTGCGATCCCACCAAGACGTACTCCATCGCTGATCTTAACTACCCTTCCTTCGCCGTTAACGTTGACGGATCAGGAGCTTACAAGTACACGCGCACTGTCACGAGCGTTGGAGGAGCTGGGTCCTACAAGGTTGAAGTCACTTCGGAGAGTACAGCAGTCAAGATTTCGGTTGCACCGGCGGTTTTGAATTTCAAAGAAGTTAACGAGAAGAAATCGTATACAGTGACGTTTACCGTGGACTCCTCTAAGGCGTCTGGATCTAACAGCTTCGGGAGCATTGAATGGTCAGATGGGAAACACGTGGTGGCCAGTCCCGTGGCGATTACCTGGACATAG